The following coding sequences lie in one Arabidopsis thaliana chromosome 3, partial sequence genomic window:
- the TTN1 gene encoding ARM repeat superfamily protein (TITAN 1 (TTN1); CONTAINS InterPro DOMAIN/s: Armadillo-type fold (InterPro:IPR016024); Has 30201 Blast hits to 17322 proteins in 780 species: Archae - 12; Bacteria - 1396; Metazoa - 17338; Fungi - 3422; Plants - 5037; Viruses - 0; Other Eukaryotes - 2996 (source: NCBI BLink).): protein MASRAEEMSPTKIEIETAVKIEEEEDDEHDSKERVLQRYFLQEWKLVKSLLDDIVSNGRVVDPTSVHKIRSIMDKYQEQGQLVEPYLESIVSPLMFIIRSKTVDLEAKPDEILEIIKPISIIIYALVTVCGYKAVIKFFPHQVSDLELAVLLLEKCHSTNSVSALRQESTGEMEAKCVTLLWLSILVLVPFDISSVDTSIADDKTFGVDDLAPLVLKILGFCKDYLCSAGPMRRISGLLLSKLLTRPDMGKAFSSFFEWTYEVLSCKEDSVTNHFRLLGVMEALSAIFKTASRKVLLDVLPIVLNDVTVLSKSNAAAKSSLLRKYLIKLTQRIGLVCLPHRSPSWRYVAQTASLSENMSTSSSQRLAPDHTVTAILQPESLDDQEDEDMDVPEILEEIIEMLLSGLRDTDTVVRWSAAKGIGRVTSRLTSVLSDEVLSSVLELFSPGEGDGSWHGGCLALAELARRGLLLPRSFPLVVPVIVKALHYDVRRGPHSVGSHVRDAAAYVCWAFGRAYSHKDMKNVLDQLAPDLLIVGSFDREVNCRRAAAAAFQENVGRQGNYPHGIDIVSIADYFSLSSRVNSYLQVAVSIAQYEGYLYPFVDELLYNKICHWDKSLRELAAEALAPLVKYEPKHFANYVLEKLIPCTLSTDLCMRHGATLAAGEVVLALHQCGYVLSADSQKRMAGIVPSIEKARLYRGKGGEIMRLAVSRFIECISLSHVTLAERTERILLDTLTENLRHPNSQIQNAAVSAVKQLVQSYLVGNDKKSVDLILKHLKHLTDPNVAVRRGSALALGVLPYELLTAKWKDIVLKLCSACKIEVNPEDRDAEARVNAVKGLTSVCETLTQKRASDPGNDDLSLFLLIKTEVMDTLLKALDDYSVDNRGDVGSWVREAAVHGLEKCTYILCKKMETYSEGDYNDDTSSLFDSNLATRLIGGMLKQGVEKMDKLRETAAKVLQRILYHKSVSVPHVPYREKLEEILPNKANLQWAVPAFSFPRFVQLLKLRCYSKEVMSGLVISIGGLQDSLRKASLVALLEYMREGEAKDPKEQQSRESALGDDILWILQEYKKCDRVMVPCLQTIEILFSSKIFLNQESYTFSFYAGVMDSLAIELRASKDFTKLKAGLAILGYIASVSHFISTKAFSQLLSFLGHRYPMIRKAAAEQVYLALLQNGILVTEEKMEKVIEIISESCWEADMETTKTQRLELCELAGLDHEVVFKTRNRLVIKDIAGNKSAADENASYSSLVDSSGF from the exons ATGGCATCTAGAGCAGAGGAAATGTCGCCGACGAAGATCGAAATCGAAACGGCGGTAAaaattgaagaggaagaagacgatgagcATGATTCTAAGGAGAGAGTTCTACAGAGGTATTTTTTACAAGAATGGAAGCTCGTTAAATCTCTTCTCGATGATATTGTTTCAAATGGCCGTGTTGTTGATCCTACTTCTGTTCATAAGATCCGATCCATT ATGGATAAATACCAGGAGCAAGGTCAATTAGTGGAACCTTACTTAGAGAGTATAGTTTCTCCATTAATGTTTATCATCCGCTCCAAAACAGTTGATTTAGAGGCCAAACCTGATGAAATTCTTGAGATTATTAAGCCAATAAGCATCATTATCTATGCTTTAGTTACTGTATGTGGGTACAAAGCTGTTATCAAGTTCTTTCCGCATCAAGTATCCGATCTGGAACTCGCCGTTTTGCTCCTCGAGAAGTGCCATAGTACAAATTCTGTTTCTGCCTTGAGGCAAGAAAGCACTGGAGAAATGGAGGCCAAATGTGTTACTCTTTTGTGGCTTTCAATCCTTGTGTTGGTTCCGTTTGATATTTCTTCTGTTGATACAAGCATTGCTGATGACAAGACCTTTGGTGTGGATGACCTTGCTCCTTTGGTATTGAAGATATTAGGTTTCTGTAAGGACTATCTGTGCAGTGCTGGACCAATGCGCAGGATATCGGGGTTGCTACTCTCTAAGCTTTTAACTCGTCCGGATATGGGAAAAGCTTTTTCGAG CTTTTTTGAGTGGACATATGAAGTTTTGTCTTGTAAGGAAGATAGTGTCACGAACCACTTTCGCTTGCTTGGTGTAATGGAAGCTCTATCTGCCATTTTTAAG ACTGCTAGCCGGAAAGTGTTGCTAGATGTGCTTCCTATTGTTTTGAATGATGTGACTGTGCTAAGCAAATCAAACGCGGCGGCTAAAAGTTCTCTGCTTCGCAAGTATTTGATCAAGTTAACTCAGAGGATAGGGCTTGTTTGTCTTCCTCATCGCTCACCTTCCTGGCGCTATGTG GCTCAAACCGCCTCTCTTTCTGAGAATATGTCTACGAGTTCATCTCAAAGATTGGCGCCTGATCATACTGTGACTGCCATCTTACAACCAGAAAGTTTGGATGATCAAGAGGATGAAGATATGGATGTTCCAGAAATCTTAGAAGAGATTATTGAAATGCTACTATCTGGTTTGAGGGACACG GACACCGTGGTTCGTTGGTCTGCTGCAAAGGGTATAGGTCGTGTTACTTCACGTCTAACATCTGTTCTGTCTGATGAGGTGTTGTCATCTGTATTGGAGCTTTTTTCACCAGGAGAG GGAGATGGTTCATGGCATGGGGGTTGTTTGGCCTTAGCTGAACTGGCTCGTAGAGGGTTACTTTTGCCTAGAAGTTTTCCACTAGTCGTCCCAGTTATTGTGAAG GCACTCCATTATGATGTTCGCCGAGGTCCACACAGTGTTGGATCTCATGTGCGTGATGCAGCTGCCTATGTTTGTTGGGCATTTGGGCGCGCCTATTCCCACAAAGATATGAAAAACGTGCTGGATCAGCTTGCTCCAGATTTATTGATAGTGGGTTCCTTTGATAGAGAG GTGAACTGTAGAAGGGCTGCTGCCGCTGCTTTCCAAGAGAATGTTGGAAGACAAGGAAATTACCCTCATGGGATTGACATAGTGAGCATAGCTGATTATTTTTCCCTATCTTCTCGGGTGAACTCTTACCTTCAGGTTGCTGTTTCCATTGCTCAATATGAAGGATATCTATATCCTTTTGTGGATGAATTGCTATACAACAAGATCTGCCACTGG GATAAAAGCTTGAGAGAACTTGCTGCAGAAGCTCTTGCTCCTCTTGTTAAGTACGAGCCTAAGCACTTTGCCAACTATGTGCTGGAGAAACTAATTCCTTGTACCCTTTCAACTGATTTGTGCATGCGCCATGGTGCAACATTGGCAGCTGGAGAGGTTGTGTTAGCTCTGCACCAGTGTGGCTATGTCCTTTCTGCTG ATAGCCAAAAGCGTATGGCTGGTATTGTTCCTTCCATTGAGAAAGCACGCCTTTACCGTGGAAAAGGTGGAGAAATAATGCGACTGGCTGTCTCACGATTTATCGAGTGTATTTCGTTATCGCATGTGACTTTAGCTGAAAGAACAGAACGGATCTTGCTTGATACTCTCACTGAGAATTTAAGACATCCCAATTCTCAAATACAG AATGCAGCTGTCAGTGCTGTTAAACAGCTTGTGCAATCTTATCTCGTTGGCAATGATAAGAAATCTGttgatttaatattaaaacacCTAAAACATCTAACGGACCCAAATGTAGCTGTCCGAAGAGGTTCTGCACTTGCACTAGGTGTCTTGCCATATGAACTATTGACTGCAAAATGGAAGGATATAGTTTTGAAGCTCTGCAGTGCGTGTAAGATAGAG GTGAACCCTGAAGACAGAGATGCAGAGGCACGTGTGAATGCTGTAAAAGGACTCACATCCGTGTGTGAGACTCTTACTCAGAAAAGGGCTAGCGATCCTGGAAATGATGACctgtctctttttcttcttatcaaGACTGAAGTGATGGATACTTTACTGAAAGCTCTTGATGACTATTCAGTTGATAACCGAGGTGATGTAGGTTCTTGGGTTCGTGAAGCTGCAGTCCATGGTCTTGAGAAGTGTACATATATCCTCTgtaagaaaatggaaacatATTCAGAGGGTGATTATAACGATGATACGTCCTCACTTTTCGATTCGAATCTTGCGACCCGTCTAATTGGAGGTATGCTGAAGCAAGGAGTGGAGAAAATGGATAAATTAAGAGAAACAGCTGCAAAGGTTCTTCAAAGGATTTTGTATCACAAATCTGTTTCCGTCCCTCATGTACCTTATAGAGAAAAACTGGAAGAAATTCTTCCCAACAAGGCAAACTTACAATGGGCG GTTCCGGCTTTCTCTTTCCCACGGTTTGTGCAGCTTTTGAAACTCCGTTGTTACAGCAAAGAGGTGATGTCTGGATTAGTAATTTCAATTGGAGGATTACAAGATTCACTTAGAAAGGCTTCTCTCGTTGCATTGTTGGAGTATATGAGGGAAGGTGAAGCTAAAGACCCTAAAGAACAACAATCCAGAGAGTCTGCCCTGGGAGATGACATTCTCTGGATACTTCAAGAGTACAAGAAATGTGACAGAGTTATGGTACCCTGTCTACAG ACAATTGAGATCCTCTTCAGCAGCAAGATCTTTCTGAATCAAGAG TCGTATACGTTTAGTTTCTACGCGGGTGTCATGGATTCTCTAGCCATCGAACTAAGAGCTTCTAAGGATTTCACAAAGTTAAAAGCAGGCCTTGCAATACTTGGATATATTGCTTCAGTCTCGCATTTCATCAGCACAAAAGCATTCTCTCAACTTCTATCATTCCTTGGCCACCGATACCCAATG ATCCGAAAGGCGGCAGCGGAACAAGTCTATCTTGCGCTACTTCAAAACGGAATCTTAGTGACAGaggagaagatggagaaagtgATAGAGATAATTTCAGAATCTTGTTGGGAAGCAGACATGGAAACGACTAAGACTCAGAGGTTAGAATTGTGCGAGTTGGCTGGTTTAGACCATGAAGTAGTGTTCAAGACCAGAAACAGATTGGTGATTAAGGATATAGCCGGAAATAAATCGGCTGCTGACGAAAATGCGTCTTACTCTTCATTGGTCGACTCCTCTGGCTTCTGA
- the TTN1 gene encoding ARM repeat superfamily protein, with translation MASRAEEMSPTKIEIETAVKIEEEEDDEHDSKERVLQRYFLQEWKLVKSLLDDIVSNGRVVDPTSVHKIRSIMDKYQEQGQLVEPYLESIVSPLMFIIRSKTVDLEAKPDEILEIIKPISIIIYALVTVCGYKAVIKFFPHQVSDLELAVLLLEKCHSTNSVSALRQESTGEMEAKCVTLLWLSILVLVPFDISSVDTSIADDKTFGVDDLAPLVLKILGFCKDYLCSAGPMRRISGLLLSKLLTRPDMGKAFSSFFEWTYEVLSCKEDSVTNHFRLLGVMEALSAIFKTASRKVLLDVLPIVLNDVTVLSKSNAAAKSSLLRKYLIKLTQRIGLVCLPHRSPSWRYVAQTASLSENMSTSSSQRLAPDHTVTAILQPESLDDQEDEDMDVPEILEEIIEMLLSGLRDTDTVVRWSAAKGIGRVTSRLTSVLSDEVLSSVLELFSPGEGDGSWHGGCLALAELARRGLLLPRSFPLVVPVIVKALHYDVRRGPHSVGSHVRDAAAYVCWAFGRAYSHKDMKNVLDQLAPDLLIVGSFDREVNCRRAAAAAFQENVGRQGNYPHGIDIVSIADYFSLSSRVNSYLQVAVSIAQYEGYLYPFVDELLYNKICHWDKSLRELAAEALAPLVKYEPKHFANYVLEKLIPCTLSTDLCMRHGATLAAGEVVLALHQCGYVLSADSQKRMAGIVPSIEKARLYRGKGGEIMRLAVSRFIECISLSHVTLAERTERILLDTLTENLRHPNSQIQNAAVSAVKQLVQSYLVGNDKKSVDLILKHLKHLTDPNVAVRRGSALALGVLPYELLTAKWKDIVLKLCSACKIEVNPEDRDAEARVNAVKGLTSVCETLTQKRASDPGNDDLSLFLLIKTEVMDTLLKALDDYSVDNRGDVGSWVREAAVHGLEKCTYILCKKMETYSEGDYNDDTSSLFDSNLATRLIGGMLKQGVEKMDKLRETAAKVLQRILYHKSVSVPHVPYREKLEEILPNKANLQWAVPAFSFPRFVQLLKLRCYSKEVMSGLVISIGGLQDSLRKASLVALLEYMREGEAKDPKEQQSRESALGDDILWILQEYKKCDRVMVPCLQQQDLSESRVVYV, from the exons ATGGCATCTAGAGCAGAGGAAATGTCGCCGACGAAGATCGAAATCGAAACGGCGGTAAaaattgaagaggaagaagacgatgagcATGATTCTAAGGAGAGAGTTCTACAGAGGTATTTTTTACAAGAATGGAAGCTCGTTAAATCTCTTCTCGATGATATTGTTTCAAATGGCCGTGTTGTTGATCCTACTTCTGTTCATAAGATCCGATCCATT ATGGATAAATACCAGGAGCAAGGTCAATTAGTGGAACCTTACTTAGAGAGTATAGTTTCTCCATTAATGTTTATCATCCGCTCCAAAACAGTTGATTTAGAGGCCAAACCTGATGAAATTCTTGAGATTATTAAGCCAATAAGCATCATTATCTATGCTTTAGTTACTGTATGTGGGTACAAAGCTGTTATCAAGTTCTTTCCGCATCAAGTATCCGATCTGGAACTCGCCGTTTTGCTCCTCGAGAAGTGCCATAGTACAAATTCTGTTTCTGCCTTGAGGCAAGAAAGCACTGGAGAAATGGAGGCCAAATGTGTTACTCTTTTGTGGCTTTCAATCCTTGTGTTGGTTCCGTTTGATATTTCTTCTGTTGATACAAGCATTGCTGATGACAAGACCTTTGGTGTGGATGACCTTGCTCCTTTGGTATTGAAGATATTAGGTTTCTGTAAGGACTATCTGTGCAGTGCTGGACCAATGCGCAGGATATCGGGGTTGCTACTCTCTAAGCTTTTAACTCGTCCGGATATGGGAAAAGCTTTTTCGAG CTTTTTTGAGTGGACATATGAAGTTTTGTCTTGTAAGGAAGATAGTGTCACGAACCACTTTCGCTTGCTTGGTGTAATGGAAGCTCTATCTGCCATTTTTAAG ACTGCTAGCCGGAAAGTGTTGCTAGATGTGCTTCCTATTGTTTTGAATGATGTGACTGTGCTAAGCAAATCAAACGCGGCGGCTAAAAGTTCTCTGCTTCGCAAGTATTTGATCAAGTTAACTCAGAGGATAGGGCTTGTTTGTCTTCCTCATCGCTCACCTTCCTGGCGCTATGTG GCTCAAACCGCCTCTCTTTCTGAGAATATGTCTACGAGTTCATCTCAAAGATTGGCGCCTGATCATACTGTGACTGCCATCTTACAACCAGAAAGTTTGGATGATCAAGAGGATGAAGATATGGATGTTCCAGAAATCTTAGAAGAGATTATTGAAATGCTACTATCTGGTTTGAGGGACACG GACACCGTGGTTCGTTGGTCTGCTGCAAAGGGTATAGGTCGTGTTACTTCACGTCTAACATCTGTTCTGTCTGATGAGGTGTTGTCATCTGTATTGGAGCTTTTTTCACCAGGAGAG GGAGATGGTTCATGGCATGGGGGTTGTTTGGCCTTAGCTGAACTGGCTCGTAGAGGGTTACTTTTGCCTAGAAGTTTTCCACTAGTCGTCCCAGTTATTGTGAAG GCACTCCATTATGATGTTCGCCGAGGTCCACACAGTGTTGGATCTCATGTGCGTGATGCAGCTGCCTATGTTTGTTGGGCATTTGGGCGCGCCTATTCCCACAAAGATATGAAAAACGTGCTGGATCAGCTTGCTCCAGATTTATTGATAGTGGGTTCCTTTGATAGAGAG GTGAACTGTAGAAGGGCTGCTGCCGCTGCTTTCCAAGAGAATGTTGGAAGACAAGGAAATTACCCTCATGGGATTGACATAGTGAGCATAGCTGATTATTTTTCCCTATCTTCTCGGGTGAACTCTTACCTTCAGGTTGCTGTTTCCATTGCTCAATATGAAGGATATCTATATCCTTTTGTGGATGAATTGCTATACAACAAGATCTGCCACTGG GATAAAAGCTTGAGAGAACTTGCTGCAGAAGCTCTTGCTCCTCTTGTTAAGTACGAGCCTAAGCACTTTGCCAACTATGTGCTGGAGAAACTAATTCCTTGTACCCTTTCAACTGATTTGTGCATGCGCCATGGTGCAACATTGGCAGCTGGAGAGGTTGTGTTAGCTCTGCACCAGTGTGGCTATGTCCTTTCTGCTG ATAGCCAAAAGCGTATGGCTGGTATTGTTCCTTCCATTGAGAAAGCACGCCTTTACCGTGGAAAAGGTGGAGAAATAATGCGACTGGCTGTCTCACGATTTATCGAGTGTATTTCGTTATCGCATGTGACTTTAGCTGAAAGAACAGAACGGATCTTGCTTGATACTCTCACTGAGAATTTAAGACATCCCAATTCTCAAATACAG AATGCAGCTGTCAGTGCTGTTAAACAGCTTGTGCAATCTTATCTCGTTGGCAATGATAAGAAATCTGttgatttaatattaaaacacCTAAAACATCTAACGGACCCAAATGTAGCTGTCCGAAGAGGTTCTGCACTTGCACTAGGTGTCTTGCCATATGAACTATTGACTGCAAAATGGAAGGATATAGTTTTGAAGCTCTGCAGTGCGTGTAAGATAGAG GTGAACCCTGAAGACAGAGATGCAGAGGCACGTGTGAATGCTGTAAAAGGACTCACATCCGTGTGTGAGACTCTTACTCAGAAAAGGGCTAGCGATCCTGGAAATGATGACctgtctctttttcttcttatcaaGACTGAAGTGATGGATACTTTACTGAAAGCTCTTGATGACTATTCAGTTGATAACCGAGGTGATGTAGGTTCTTGGGTTCGTGAAGCTGCAGTCCATGGTCTTGAGAAGTGTACATATATCCTCTgtaagaaaatggaaacatATTCAGAGGGTGATTATAACGATGATACGTCCTCACTTTTCGATTCGAATCTTGCGACCCGTCTAATTGGAGGTATGCTGAAGCAAGGAGTGGAGAAAATGGATAAATTAAGAGAAACAGCTGCAAAGGTTCTTCAAAGGATTTTGTATCACAAATCTGTTTCCGTCCCTCATGTACCTTATAGAGAAAAACTGGAAGAAATTCTTCCCAACAAGGCAAACTTACAATGGGCG GTTCCGGCTTTCTCTTTCCCACGGTTTGTGCAGCTTTTGAAACTCCGTTGTTACAGCAAAGAGGTGATGTCTGGATTAGTAATTTCAATTGGAGGATTACAAGATTCACTTAGAAAGGCTTCTCTCGTTGCATTGTTGGAGTATATGAGGGAAGGTGAAGCTAAAGACCCTAAAGAACAACAATCCAGAGAGTCTGCCCTGGGAGATGACATTCTCTGGATACTTCAAGAGTACAAGAAATGTGACAGAGTTATGGTACCCTGTCTACAG CAGCAAGATCTTTCTGAATCAAGAG TCGTATACGTTTAG
- the TTN1 gene encoding ARM repeat superfamily protein, with the protein MDKYQEQGQLVEPYLESIVSPLMFIIRSKTVDLEAKPDEILEIIKPISIIIYALVTVCGYKAVIKFFPHQVSDLELAVLLLEKCHSTNSVSALRQESTGEMEAKCVTLLWLSILVLVPFDISSVDTSIADDKTFGVDDLAPLVLKILGFCKDYLCSAGPMRRISGLLLSKLLTRPDMGKAFSSFFEWTYEVLSCKEDSVTNHFRLLGVMEALSAIFKTASRKVLLDVLPIVLNDVTVLSKSNAAAKSSLLRKYLIKLTQRIGLVCLPHRSPSWRYVAQTASLSENMSTSSSQRLAPDHTVTAILQPESLDDQEDEDMDVPEILEEIIEMLLSGLRDTDTVVRWSAAKGIGRVTSRLTSVLSDEVLSSVLELFSPGEGDGSWHGGCLALAELARRGLLLPRSFPLVVPVIVKALHYDVRRGPHSVGSHVRDAAAYVCWAFGRAYSHKDMKNVLDQLAPDLLIVGSFDREVNCRRAAAAAFQENVGRQGNYPHGIDIVSIADYFSLSSRVNSYLQVAVSIAQYEGYLYPFVDELLYNKICHWDKSLRELAAEALAPLVKYEPKHFANYVLEKLIPCTLSTDLCMRHGATLAAGEVVLALHQCGYVLSADSQKRMAGIVPSIEKARLYRGKGGEIMRLAVSRFIECISLSHVTLAERTERILLDTLTENLRHPNSQIQNAAVSAVKQLVQSYLVGNDKKSVDLILKHLKHLTDPNVAVRRGSALALGVLPYELLTAKWKDIVLKLCSACKIEVNPEDRDAEARVNAVKGLTSVCETLTQKRASDPGNDDLSLFLLIKTEVMDTLLKALDDYSVDNRGDVGSWVREAAVHGLEKCTYILCKKMETYSEGDYNDDTSSLFDSNLATRLIGGMLKQGVEKMDKLRETAAKVLQRILYHKSVSVPHVPYREKLEEILPNKANLQWAVPAFSFPRFVQLLKLRCYSKEVMSGLVISIGGLQDSLRKASLVALLEYMREGEAKDPKEQQSRESALGDDILWILQEYKKCDRVMVPCLQTIEILFSSKIFLNQESYTFSFYAGVMDSLAIELRASKDFTKLKAGLAILGYIASVSHFISTKAFSQLLSFLGHRYPMIRKAAAEQVYLALLQNGILVTEEKMEKVIEIISESCWEADMETTKTQRLELCELAGLDHEVVFKTRNRLVIKDIAGNKSAADENASYSSLVDSSGF; encoded by the exons ATGGATAAATACCAGGAGCAAGGTCAATTAGTGGAACCTTACTTAGAGAGTATAGTTTCTCCATTAATGTTTATCATCCGCTCCAAAACAGTTGATTTAGAGGCCAAACCTGATGAAATTCTTGAGATTATTAAGCCAATAAGCATCATTATCTATGCTTTAGTTACTGTATGTGGGTACAAAGCTGTTATCAAGTTCTTTCCGCATCAAGTATCCGATCTGGAACTCGCCGTTTTGCTCCTCGAGAAGTGCCATAGTACAAATTCTGTTTCTGCCTTGAGGCAAGAAAGCACTGGAGAAATGGAGGCCAAATGTGTTACTCTTTTGTGGCTTTCAATCCTTGTGTTGGTTCCGTTTGATATTTCTTCTGTTGATACAAGCATTGCTGATGACAAGACCTTTGGTGTGGATGACCTTGCTCCTTTGGTATTGAAGATATTAGGTTTCTGTAAGGACTATCTGTGCAGTGCTGGACCAATGCGCAGGATATCGGGGTTGCTACTCTCTAAGCTTTTAACTCGTCCGGATATGGGAAAAGCTTTTTCGAG CTTTTTTGAGTGGACATATGAAGTTTTGTCTTGTAAGGAAGATAGTGTCACGAACCACTTTCGCTTGCTTGGTGTAATGGAAGCTCTATCTGCCATTTTTAAG ACTGCTAGCCGGAAAGTGTTGCTAGATGTGCTTCCTATTGTTTTGAATGATGTGACTGTGCTAAGCAAATCAAACGCGGCGGCTAAAAGTTCTCTGCTTCGCAAGTATTTGATCAAGTTAACTCAGAGGATAGGGCTTGTTTGTCTTCCTCATCGCTCACCTTCCTGGCGCTATGTG GCTCAAACCGCCTCTCTTTCTGAGAATATGTCTACGAGTTCATCTCAAAGATTGGCGCCTGATCATACTGTGACTGCCATCTTACAACCAGAAAGTTTGGATGATCAAGAGGATGAAGATATGGATGTTCCAGAAATCTTAGAAGAGATTATTGAAATGCTACTATCTGGTTTGAGGGACACG GACACCGTGGTTCGTTGGTCTGCTGCAAAGGGTATAGGTCGTGTTACTTCACGTCTAACATCTGTTCTGTCTGATGAGGTGTTGTCATCTGTATTGGAGCTTTTTTCACCAGGAGAG GGAGATGGTTCATGGCATGGGGGTTGTTTGGCCTTAGCTGAACTGGCTCGTAGAGGGTTACTTTTGCCTAGAAGTTTTCCACTAGTCGTCCCAGTTATTGTGAAG GCACTCCATTATGATGTTCGCCGAGGTCCACACAGTGTTGGATCTCATGTGCGTGATGCAGCTGCCTATGTTTGTTGGGCATTTGGGCGCGCCTATTCCCACAAAGATATGAAAAACGTGCTGGATCAGCTTGCTCCAGATTTATTGATAGTGGGTTCCTTTGATAGAGAG GTGAACTGTAGAAGGGCTGCTGCCGCTGCTTTCCAAGAGAATGTTGGAAGACAAGGAAATTACCCTCATGGGATTGACATAGTGAGCATAGCTGATTATTTTTCCCTATCTTCTCGGGTGAACTCTTACCTTCAGGTTGCTGTTTCCATTGCTCAATATGAAGGATATCTATATCCTTTTGTGGATGAATTGCTATACAACAAGATCTGCCACTGG GATAAAAGCTTGAGAGAACTTGCTGCAGAAGCTCTTGCTCCTCTTGTTAAGTACGAGCCTAAGCACTTTGCCAACTATGTGCTGGAGAAACTAATTCCTTGTACCCTTTCAACTGATTTGTGCATGCGCCATGGTGCAACATTGGCAGCTGGAGAGGTTGTGTTAGCTCTGCACCAGTGTGGCTATGTCCTTTCTGCTG ATAGCCAAAAGCGTATGGCTGGTATTGTTCCTTCCATTGAGAAAGCACGCCTTTACCGTGGAAAAGGTGGAGAAATAATGCGACTGGCTGTCTCACGATTTATCGAGTGTATTTCGTTATCGCATGTGACTTTAGCTGAAAGAACAGAACGGATCTTGCTTGATACTCTCACTGAGAATTTAAGACATCCCAATTCTCAAATACAG AATGCAGCTGTCAGTGCTGTTAAACAGCTTGTGCAATCTTATCTCGTTGGCAATGATAAGAAATCTGttgatttaatattaaaacacCTAAAACATCTAACGGACCCAAATGTAGCTGTCCGAAGAGGTTCTGCACTTGCACTAGGTGTCTTGCCATATGAACTATTGACTGCAAAATGGAAGGATATAGTTTTGAAGCTCTGCAGTGCGTGTAAGATAGAG GTGAACCCTGAAGACAGAGATGCAGAGGCACGTGTGAATGCTGTAAAAGGACTCACATCCGTGTGTGAGACTCTTACTCAGAAAAGGGCTAGCGATCCTGGAAATGATGACctgtctctttttcttcttatcaaGACTGAAGTGATGGATACTTTACTGAAAGCTCTTGATGACTATTCAGTTGATAACCGAGGTGATGTAGGTTCTTGGGTTCGTGAAGCTGCAGTCCATGGTCTTGAGAAGTGTACATATATCCTCTgtaagaaaatggaaacatATTCAGAGGGTGATTATAACGATGATACGTCCTCACTTTTCGATTCGAATCTTGCGACCCGTCTAATTGGAGGTATGCTGAAGCAAGGAGTGGAGAAAATGGATAAATTAAGAGAAACAGCTGCAAAGGTTCTTCAAAGGATTTTGTATCACAAATCTGTTTCCGTCCCTCATGTACCTTATAGAGAAAAACTGGAAGAAATTCTTCCCAACAAGGCAAACTTACAATGGGCG GTTCCGGCTTTCTCTTTCCCACGGTTTGTGCAGCTTTTGAAACTCCGTTGTTACAGCAAAGAGGTGATGTCTGGATTAGTAATTTCAATTGGAGGATTACAAGATTCACTTAGAAAGGCTTCTCTCGTTGCATTGTTGGAGTATATGAGGGAAGGTGAAGCTAAAGACCCTAAAGAACAACAATCCAGAGAGTCTGCCCTGGGAGATGACATTCTCTGGATACTTCAAGAGTACAAGAAATGTGACAGAGTTATGGTACCCTGTCTACAG ACAATTGAGATCCTCTTCAGCAGCAAGATCTTTCTGAATCAAGAG TCGTATACGTTTAGTTTCTACGCGGGTGTCATGGATTCTCTAGCCATCGAACTAAGAGCTTCTAAGGATTTCACAAAGTTAAAAGCAGGCCTTGCAATACTTGGATATATTGCTTCAGTCTCGCATTTCATCAGCACAAAAGCATTCTCTCAACTTCTATCATTCCTTGGCCACCGATACCCAATG ATCCGAAAGGCGGCAGCGGAACAAGTCTATCTTGCGCTACTTCAAAACGGAATCTTAGTGACAGaggagaagatggagaaagtgATAGAGATAATTTCAGAATCTTGTTGGGAAGCAGACATGGAAACGACTAAGACTCAGAGGTTAGAATTGTGCGAGTTGGCTGGTTTAGACCATGAAGTAGTGTTCAAGACCAGAAACAGATTGGTGATTAAGGATATAGCCGGAAATAAATCGGCTGCTGACGAAAATGCGTCTTACTCTTCATTGGTCGACTCCTCTGGCTTCTGA